A single region of the Halorussus gelatinilyticus genome encodes:
- the hisB gene encoding imidazoleglycerol-phosphate dehydratase HisB, producing MSDRTAAVTRETAETDIDVTLDVDGDGDATVETGVGFFDHMLESFAKHGLFDLTVRCDGDLEIDDHHTVEDVAITLGDAIAEALGDKRAIERFADRKVPLDEAVAGVVVDVSGRPLFEFDGEFSQSSVGDMTSHMAKHFARSLAMNAGLTLHVEVSGENAHHEIEAMFKSLARALDDATRIDERRGDVASTKGQL from the coding sequence ATGAGCGACCGAACCGCCGCGGTGACACGCGAGACCGCGGAGACCGACATCGACGTGACCCTCGACGTGGACGGCGACGGCGACGCCACGGTCGAGACCGGCGTGGGCTTCTTCGACCACATGCTCGAAAGCTTCGCCAAGCACGGCCTGTTCGACCTGACGGTGCGCTGCGACGGCGACCTCGAAATCGACGACCACCACACCGTCGAGGACGTGGCCATCACGCTCGGCGACGCCATCGCCGAAGCACTGGGCGACAAGCGCGCCATCGAGCGATTCGCCGACCGCAAAGTTCCGCTGGACGAGGCCGTCGCGGGCGTCGTCGTGGACGTGAGCGGCCGCCCGCTCTTCGAGTTCGACGGCGAGTTCTCGCAGTCGAGCGTCGGCGACATGACCAGCCACATGGCGAAGCACTTCGCGCGCTCGCTGGCGATGAACGCGGGGCTGACGCTCCACGTCGAAGTTTCTGGGGAGAACGCCCACCACGAAATCGAGGCGATGTTCAAGTCGCTGGCGCGGGCGCTGGACGACGCGACGCGGATAGACGAGCGGCGCGGTGACGTGGCGAGTACGAAGGGGCAGTTGTAG
- the hisA gene encoding 1-(5-phosphoribosyl)-5-[(5-phosphoribosylamino)methylideneamino]imidazole-4-carboxamide isomerase, producing the protein MTQFPEFEVVPAVDMQDGEVVQLVAGERGTEKTYGDPVEAAEQWVERGAETLHLVDLDGAFEGERENAPAVEAIIEAVGEDVDVQLGGGIRTVEDATDLLARGVDRVILGTAAVENPAIVEEISAEYPGSVTVSLDAKDGEVVVSGWTEGTGLDPAEAAARYEELGAGAILFTDVDVEGRLAGVQTDRVREVVEAVDIPVVASGGVATLDDVRALREAGAAAVVVGTALYEGEFTLEEAKSI; encoded by the coding sequence ATGACGCAGTTCCCGGAGTTCGAGGTCGTCCCCGCGGTGGACATGCAGGACGGCGAGGTCGTGCAGTTGGTCGCGGGCGAGCGCGGCACCGAGAAGACCTACGGCGACCCCGTGGAGGCCGCCGAGCAGTGGGTCGAGCGCGGTGCCGAGACCCTCCACCTCGTGGACCTCGACGGCGCGTTCGAGGGCGAGCGCGAGAACGCCCCGGCGGTCGAGGCCATCATCGAGGCGGTCGGCGAGGACGTGGACGTGCAGTTGGGCGGGGGCATCCGGACCGTCGAAGACGCCACCGACCTGCTCGCGCGCGGCGTGGACCGCGTGATACTGGGCACCGCCGCGGTCGAGAACCCCGCAATCGTCGAGGAGATTTCGGCGGAGTACCCCGGTTCGGTCACGGTCAGCCTCGACGCGAAGGACGGCGAAGTCGTCGTCTCGGGGTGGACCGAGGGCACGGGACTCGACCCCGCGGAAGCCGCGGCGCGCTACGAGGAACTGGGCGCCGGCGCGATTCTGTTCACCGACGTAGACGTGGAGGGCCGACTCGCGGGCGTCCAGACCGACCGCGTGCGCGAGGTGGTCGAGGCGGTCGATATTCCGGTCGTCGCGTCGGGCGGCGTCGCCACGCTGGACGACGTGCGCGCGCTCCGCGAAGCGGGGGCCGCGGCCGTCGTGGTCGGGACCGCGCTCTACGAGGGCGAGTTCACGCTCGAAGAAGCGAAGTCGATTTGA
- the serB gene encoding phosphoserine phosphatase SerB — protein MTLVAFDFDGTLSDSEMTVLLGEQMGVADEMADITERAMNDEISYAKSLRDRAALLEGLSDAKAEEAFEQVYLRPDAATVIRELNEAGVTTAVLTGGFERGVEVALEREGVSVDTIVANRLPVADGELTGEVEGPLIEGTKDDALERLAGEREIDIRDTVAVGDGANDLPMLEVAGLAVGFVPKSAVRPSCDVVVATMEKLRDLFEEEGLLD, from the coding sequence ATGACGCTGGTCGCGTTCGACTTCGACGGGACGCTCTCGGACTCGGAGATGACGGTCCTCCTCGGCGAGCAGATGGGGGTGGCCGACGAGATGGCCGACATCACCGAGCGAGCGATGAACGACGAGATTAGCTACGCCAAGAGCCTCCGGGACCGCGCCGCCCTGCTGGAGGGGCTTTCCGACGCGAAGGCCGAGGAGGCCTTCGAGCAGGTGTATCTCCGGCCCGACGCCGCGACCGTGATTCGGGAACTCAACGAGGCGGGCGTGACCACCGCGGTCCTGACCGGCGGGTTCGAGCGCGGCGTCGAGGTCGCCTTGGAGCGCGAGGGCGTCTCGGTCGATACCATCGTCGCCAACCGCCTGCCGGTCGCGGACGGCGAACTCACCGGCGAGGTCGAAGGCCCGCTCATCGAGGGCACGAAGGACGACGCCTTGGAGCGTCTCGCCGGCGAGCGCGAGATAGACATCCGGGACACCGTCGCGGTCGGCGACGGCGCGAACGACCTCCCGATGCTGGAGGTCGCGGGCCTCGCAGTCGGCTTCGTCCCGAAATCGGCGGTCCGGCCCTCCTGCGACGTGGTGGTCGCTACGATGGAGAAGCTCCGGGACCTGTTCGAGGAAGAGGGACTGCTGGACTGA
- a CDS encoding DUF7571 family protein, whose amino-acid sequence MKPCQNCQAVIDEYILDKQLEPLRELTVDDFNVCGNCATVVPDACVECGGAVYVPRDSNGTPDYCPACRSDLIERTGHDPGWHLDTASS is encoded by the coding sequence ATGAAACCGTGCCAAAACTGTCAGGCGGTCATCGACGAGTACATCTTGGACAAACAACTCGAACCCCTGCGCGAACTCACAGTCGACGACTTCAACGTCTGCGGTAACTGTGCGACGGTCGTCCCCGACGCCTGCGTGGAGTGCGGCGGTGCGGTCTACGTCCCCCGCGATTCGAACGGCACGCCAGACTACTGCCCGGCGTGTCGCTCCGACCTCATCGAGCGCACCGGTCACGACCCCGGTTGGCACCTCGATACCGCGTCCTCCTGA